The Gemmatimonadota bacterium DNA segment ACCAGCGTGGTTTTGCCCGTGTATTCCGTGCCAATTGCAATGACGCGCATGTGAAGCTCCTTGTTGAAAAGTAGGTTTGGATAGACTATATTTAGTTTTGGAACAGCCCATATTATCAATTTACAAAATTTAAAGCAAAACAAAAAAGTGACGCAGACTTATCGAATCTATCGTAAAAGGCATATCATGGGACGCACAAGCGATGCAAAAGAGCGGCTGATACAGGCTGCGATGGATCTATTTTTTACGCGCAGTTATACCGATGTGGGCGTGCAGGAATTGTGCAAAGCTGCCGGGGTAAAAAAGGGGAG contains these protein-coding regions:
- a CDS encoding TetR family transcriptional regulator, whose protein sequence is MGRTSDAKERLIQAAMDLFFTRSYTDVGVQELCKAAGVKKG